In Mycobacterium sp. Aquia_213, the sequence TGGCGATCGACGAACCGGTGGGATTGTCGTGAGCTTGATACTTGCCGCACACGGCACCCGCCGACCGGGCGGTGTTGCGATGATCGGCGACCTGGCGGCACAGGTGAGCAGGCAGCTCGGCCAGACGGTGCGGGTGTCCTTCGTCGACGTCTTGGGACCCACACCCAGCGAGGTGCTTTCCGCGGTCGGCGGCCAGCGGGCCGTCGTGGTTCCCGCGTTCCTGTCGCGCGGCTACCACGTCCGCGCCGATGTGCCCGAGCACGTCGCGGCCAGCGGGCATCCCAATGTGATCGTCACCCCGGCGCTGGGCCCGGGTGGCGAGATCGCCCGGATCGTCGCCGACCAATTGATGAAATCCGGTTGGCGCCCTGAGGATTCGGTGATCCTCGGAGCGGCTGGAACATCGGATCCCATCGCGCTCGCGGACTTGCACACCACCGCGACACTGTTGTCCGCGCTGACCGGATCACGAGTTACCTTGGGATTCGCCGCCATTGGCGATCCGCAGATCTCCGAGGCCGTCGAGATGGCGCGGGCCGACGGAGCGCGCCGCGTCGCGATCGCCTCCTATCTGCTTGCCGAGGGCCTGTTTCAGGAGAAGCTCCGCAACTGCGGCGCCGATCTGGTCAGCCAGCCGCTGGGGACTCATCCGCAGTTGGCGCGCTTGATCGCGAGCCGATTCCGCAGGGCGGTGCCGGTGGCGGCCCGGCATCCGGTACGTCGCCACCGCTCGGGCGCGCCGATGCGCGTGATGCTTGATCTTTGACCACGCACGGGTGATCCTGGCACCATGCCCAGTCGCGAAGAGCCATCGCGTGGGCTCCTCGACCCGGTCGCGAAGATGCTGCGGTTGCCGTTCGGCACACCGGAATTCATCGACCGGATCATCACCGGAGGCGTCAACCAGGTCGGCCGCCGCACCCTCTTCATGCTGATTACCACGTGGGATGCCGCCGGCGGTGGCCCGTTCGCGGCCAGTGCGATCGCGTCGACCGGGATGGCCAAGACCGCAGAGGTTGTGCAAAGCATGTTCATCGGACCGGTTTTCGGCCCGCTACTGAAAATGCTGGGCGCCGACAAGGCAGCCGTCCGGGCGTCGTTGTGCGCCTCGCAGCTGGTCGGCCTCGGCATCATGCGCTATGGGGTGCGCTCCGAACCGCTGCACTCGATGTCGGTCGACGCGCTCGTCGACGCGATCGGGCCGACAATGCAGCGGTACCTGGTCGGCGATATCGACTAGGCAGCCAGTCGCGCGATCTGGATTTCTCCGTCGTCGGTGATGCGCACCTGGTACACCGGCACCGACACCCGCGGGTCGTCCAGGCAGAGACCGTCGTCGAGGGCGAAAGCCTGCTTAAGGATGGGCGATTGGACGGTCGCACGACCGCCACGGTCACCGACGATCCCGCGCGAGATCACGGCCGCACCGGAGAACGGGTCGACGTTGCCGACCGCGTGCACCGACCCGTCGTCCAGCCGGAACAGCGCCGCCTGCGAACCGTCATCGAGCAGCACGCCGACTCCGCGACCCGGGATCAGGTAGTCGTAGCTGCACGCGGTGGTCCACACCGCAATGTCGTTGACAAGTGTCACGCTGCCTCCTGAACTCATGAACGGACCCGCGGCATGCCAATGGACACAGGGATTTTGCGCCCGGCATGCTCGGTGAATGTCACAGTCGAATCGATTTCGTCCGGCGCGTTGACGAAGGAGACAAACCGCGAGAGTTTGTCCGGATCTTCGAGCACGCCCTTCCACTCACATTCGTAGTTCTTTACGTGCCGCTCCATTGCGGCCTCGAATTCCTGGGCCAGGCCCAGGGAGTCGTCGCACACGACCTCGCGCAGGTGATCGAGGCCGCCGTCCAGGGAGTCGACCCACGGCGCGGTGCGCTGCAGCCGGTCGGCGGTGCGGATGTAGTACATGAGGAACCGGTCGACGTAGCGGACCAGCGTCTCGGTGTCCAGGTCGCTGGCCAGCAGCTGGGCATGCTTGGGAGTCATGCCGCCGTTGCCGCCCACATAGAGGTTCCAGCCCTTTTCGGTGGCGATGACGCCCACGTCCTTGCCTCGCGCCTCGGCGCATTCCCGTGCGCAGCCCGAGACCCCCATCTTGATCTTGTGGGGTGCCCGCAGCCCGCGATAGCGCAGCTCCAAATCGATGGCCAGCTGCACCGAATCCTGCTGCCCGTAGCGGCACCAGTCGGTGCCCACGCAGCTCTTCACCGTGCGCAGTGCTTTGCCGTAGGCGTGGCCGGATTCCATGCCGCCGTCCACCAGCCGCTTCCAGATCTGCGGCAACTGGTCCACCCGGGCGCCGAACAGGTCGATCCGCTGGCCACCGGTGATCTTCGTGTAGAGCCCGAAGTCCTGGGCGATCTGGCCGATCAGGATCAGGTGCTCGGGCTTGATGTCGCCGCCGGGCACCCGCGGCACCACGGAGTAGCTGCCGTTCTTCTGAATGTTGGCCAGGAAGTGGTCGTTGGAATCCTGCAGTGCGGCTTGCTCGCCGTCGAGGATGTGGTCGGAACCGGTCGAGGCGAGAATGGAAGCGACGACGGGTTTGCAGATGTCGCAACCCTTTCCGCGACCGAACCGCTCCAGCAGACCGGAGAAGGTACGGATCTCGGTGGCCGAGATGATCTCGAAGAGCTCCGCGCGGGACTGGCTGAAGTGCTCGCACAACGCCTTGGACTGCTCCACGCCCTCGGCTTCGAGCAGCTGCTTGAGCAACGGGACGCACGACCCACACGACGTGCCGGCCGCGGTGCACGACTTCAGCGACGGAACGTCGCCGCAACCGTCGGCGATCGCGCACTTCAGATCACCCTTGGTGACGTTGTTGCAGGAGCAGATCTGTGCCGAATCCGGTAGCGCGCCGACGCCCAAAGCCGAAGCGCCGCCGCCGGATCCCTCCGGTGCGATCAGCGCGAGCGGGTCGCCCGGCAGCTCGCTGCCGACCATCGGCCGCAGCACCCCGTAGGTGGAGGCGTCGCCCACCAGCACCCCACCGAGCAGGGTCTTGGCGTCGTCGGAGAGCACCAGCTTGGCGTAGGTCCGGTTCACCGCGTCGTTGATCGCGACCTCGAGGCAGTTCTCGGTCTTGCCCATCGCGTCGCCGAAACTGGCGACGTCGACGCCCAGCAGTTTGAGCTTGGTGGACAGATCGGCTTCGGGGAACTCCGCGGCGCCGCCCAGCAGCCGGTCCACTACGACCTCGGCGGAGGTGTAGCCCGGACCGACCAGGCCGTAGCACCGCCCGTCGATCGCGGCGACCTCGCCGATCGCGTAGATGTCGGGATCGCTTGTCCGGCAGGACAAGTCGGTGAGCACGCCCCCGCGCTCGGCAAGCGTCAGCCCCGCCGCCGCGGCCAGCTCGTCGCGAGGCCGGACGCCGGCGGCGAAAATCACCGGGCCCGCCTCGATCACTTGGCCGTCGGTCAGCCGCACCCGCGTCGCTACCGAACCATCAGCGCGCGGGGCGGATTCGATCGATTCCGTGCCCGTGCCGACGTGCACCGAAATCCCGAGCTCGGTGATCATCCGGGCCAGCAGCCCACCGCCGGCCTCGTCGATCTGCTGCGCCATCAGCCGCGGCATCATCTCGACGACGTGTGTCTCCAACCCGAACTGCCGCAACGCATTGGCCGCTTCGAGCCCGAGCAGACCGCCGCCGATCACGACACCGGCCGCATTGTGACCGTCATCACGGGCTTGCTCGGCGGCGGCGCGAATCGCGTCGAGGTCGTCCAGGGTGCGGTAGACGTGGCAGGCGGGCAGGTCATGCCCGGGCACCGGGGGAACGAAGGCGTAGGAACCGGTGGCCAGCACCAGGGCGTCGTAGTCGTGCCGTCCGCCGTCCGCCGTCACCACCGAGTTTGTCGCACGGTCGATTTCGGCCACCCGTGCCTTCAGTAGCAGCCGCACCCGCTCGTCGCCGGGGTAGTCGTTACCGGGTAGCGCCAGCAGGCCGCGGTCCCAGCTTTCGGTGTACGAGGTCAATCCAACGCGGTCGTAGGCGGCGTCGGCCTCTTCGGCCAAAACGGTGATGCGCCAGGACCCGTCGGTGTCCCGGGCACGCAGCGCCTCGACCAGACGGTGGCCCACCATGCCGTGCCCGACCACAACCAAGTGACGGGCAGCACGGTGCGCGCGCGTATCGGGGGCTGGGGTCATGCCACGAGGTTAAGGGCTAGAAATTACGGAAATTTCGCTGAATGTATCGCTCGTATGACGTGGCTCTCACACCTCACAACTTCCTGTGTGATGTGTGTTCGCTCCGGGCGAACGGGCAGGTGGAACTTAAGCGTGGTGAACTCAAGTTTGTACCTGTAGCGGGCCGGCAGAGTGCCGGTCACAGCACACTCACAATGAAGTTCAAGGAAGCGAAGAGGAGACGCCATGAGCAATCTCGCAGTGTGGTCGCGCCCGGCTTGGAACACCGACCGGTGGTTGCGTGACTTTTTCGGCCCCGCCGCGGCGGCGGACTGGTACAAGCCGGTGACCAGCGGTTTCCATCCCGCGGCCGAGATCGTGAAGGACGGAGACGACGCGGTAGTGCGCCTGGAACTGCCCGGTGTTGATGTCGAGAAGGACGTCAACGTCGAGGTCGACAAGGGCCGCCTGGTAGTCCACGGCGAACACCGCGACCAGTACGCCCAGGACGCAGGGGAAGATGACGGCCGCACGCTGCGGGAAATCCGTTACGGATCGTTCCGCCGCTCGTTCCAGCTGCCCGCGCACGTCACCGGCGAGGCCATCAAGGCTTCCTACGACGCCGGCGTGTTGACCGTGCGGGTCACCGGCGCCTACGCCGGAACCCAGGCGCAGCGCATCGACATCACGAAGTAGTTCCTGTCACGTCGACCGTCGAGTTGTTGGGCAAAATCTCGACAAACCGCCCGACAACTCGACGTTCGCGCTTTACTGGGAGAACGCCTCAGCGGCGTCAATTCCGATGATCTGCAACAGGTTTACCACCTTGCGATCCAGACTCTCGCCCACCTTGGTCACGTCGGCGATGCCGAGGCTGCCGAACGCGGCACTGGGCTGGTCCATCGAAAAGACCGCATTGCCATCGGCGTCCGCGTAGATCAGTAGCCGTAATGGCGCGTACAGCAGGGCTTTCGGGTCATGTCGGAACATCGTCTCGGCGATCGTGTGGTTGCCGAGCAGGTATTCCGTCGCCTTTGTCGTGTGGCCGGCGAGCACAAACAGCGGCAGCGCGTCGATCTTCGCGTAGACCATCAGGTCATTCGGCGCGTTGGTTCTCGCGGCCGCAAGAACATCGTCCCACGAGCCACCCTGTTCGACGAGCCGCAGCACCGACTCACGGTCGAAGGTGGGTGCCGCTTCCTCGAAGGCGGTGATGAAGTCGTCGAATGCGACTCCGGTGGCGATGTCGACGCGATTCAGGGTATGCGGCACCACGTTGAATTCGACGGTCTTAGCGCTACTTGTCATGGCATTCCTCAAGATTCGATAGTCGGGTCCAGGACGATGACGCCGCGCACTTCGCGGCTCTCCAACCGCCGATGCGCCTCGGCGGCCTGGCTCAATGGCAATACCTCATCAACGTGGGAGATGATCTGCCCAGTCTTGAGGCCGTCGGCCAGAAAGCGCAGCGCGTTGCCGATCAGCTCTGGCCGGTCGTAGAACACCGGAAGGTAGAAGCCGATCAGGGCTTGCGATCTGGTCATCAGTCGGCGCGGCGCGAACGGTTCGCCGGGCCCGCGGGTGGAACCGAGCAGCAGATACCGGCCGAAAGTGGCTAGCGCGTCGAAGTTTTGCTCGAATACCTCGCCACCGATCGACTCGATCAAGACGTCGACGCCGCGGCCCGAAGTCAACTCACGCACCTGCTCGGTCCACCCGGGTTCGTCATAGGAGATTGCCGCGTCGGCGCCCAGCTTCCGGACGAACTCACGCCGCGACGCGGTGCTGGCCGTTCCGATCACCAGCCCCGCACCGAGTGCCTTGCCGATCTGCACCGCAAGACTGCCCACTCCCCCGGCGGCTCCGTGCACCAGCAGCGACTCGCCGGCTCGCAGCGTGGTCGAGGCCTGCAACAGCAGATGCGCGCAGGCGGCCTGCGCGGCGAAACCCGCGAGCGCCAACGCCTCCGAAGCAAAGACATCGTCGTCGACGACCGCACAGAGCGCTTCGTCGGCAACGGAAAGCTGGGCATAACCGCCCTTCTTCATCAGCGCCACCACTCGGCGGCCGACCGCCACCGAAGCTTGCGGGCCCGCCGCGACCACGGTGCCCGCGACCGCCAGGCCCCCCACCTGCGGAAGCTGCACCCCACCGACGCGGGTCTCGGCCTTGTTGTAAACGCCCAACCGCTCGCGGATGTCGGGGAAATTCACTCCGATCGCCGCGGTTTCGATGAGCAGTTGCCGCGGACCGGGCTCTGGGTCCGGAAGATCCACGTACTCAAGCACTTCCGGCCCACCGAAACGGTCGTAGCTGACTGCCTTCATCGCGGTTTTACTTCCAGTGGTTCGGTGAACGAACTTGACGATTTTGAGTATACGGTTCAGTGAATGAACCAGCAAGGGGTAAGATCGACACCGTGGCACTTCCCCGCGAATACCCCGACGAGCATTGCCCGATCGCCCGGTCCCTGGAGATCGTCGGCGAACGCTGGACGTTGCTGATCGTGCGCGACGCCTTCTACGGCGTGCGGCGCTTCAGTGACTTTCACAACCACTTGGGCATTCCCAAAGCTGTGCTGTCCGAACGGCTTACCTTCCTGGTGGGCGAAGGCGTGCTGGCCAAAACTGCAGCCGAATACACGCTGACCACCAAGGGTAAGCAGCTGTGGCCGCTGATCTGGTCAATGATCGCCTGGGGAAGCGAAAACTTGCTGGACAAGCCGACCCGGACCTATCGACACGCAGACTGCGGCGGGCTGGTCGGACACGATCGCCGCTGCGAACGCTGCGAACAGGTTCCCGACGTCGCCGACCTGATCGTGCATCCGCCGCGACGTCCGCGGGACCCGAATCGCGACGATCCGGTCAGCCGTGTGCTGCACCGGCCCCACCGAATGCTGGAGCCGATCTAAGCCGGTCAGCCCCAGCGGGCCAGCAGTTCCTTGGCCCGGCGGCCCAGCGCGGCTTGCCAGAACGGGCCGAAACTGATCCGGGCCACACCCAGCGGGCCGAATGACGCCGGGTCGTCCTGGTCGGGCAGCGCGATCGCGTTGATCGGCAGCGGCAGCTCAGTTGCCAAGCGCCGCAACGTCTCCGGGTCATGGCGGCCAACCGGGTACAGCACGTCCGCGCCGGCGTCGGCCGCCTCGGTCAGGCGTGCCACGGCACGCTCGACGCGGTCCGAGTCGTCCCCGTCGTTGCGCAGGAAAACGTCGGTGCGGGCGTTGATTACGACCCGCACCCCGGCCGCGTCGGCGGCCGAGCGCAGCGCGCCTACCAATTGGGCATGCTCACGGGCGGAGCGAAGTCGCTTGTTCTCGGCGTGCACGGTGTCCTCGATGTTGAGCCCGACGGCGCCGACACTCAGTAAGCCGTCGATCAGGCGCTGGGCCGGCTGGCCGTACCCGGACTCGATATCCACCGACACCGGGACGTCGACCGCCGCCGTGATCTGGGCGACCCGGGCGAGCACATCGTCGAAGGACATGCCCTCGCCGTCGCGTTTGCCAATGGAGTCGGCCAACGGATGGCTGCCAACGGTCAGGGCGGCGAATCCGGCATCCGTGGCCAGGCGCGCCGACCAGGCATCCCATACGGTCGGGAGCACCACCGGGTTGCCCGGTTGATGCAATTCCAGCAGCGCGGCCGCGCGCTGCGCGGCGGTGGTCTGACCTGTCATGTGTGTTTGCTCCGCAATCTGGGCGAGTCAGCTATCCGACGTCAGTCCTGCGCGGTGGATAGTATCGAAAGTCATACTGTGATCCTTGACACCCTCGGCCCTAGGAGATCTCTCTTGTCCACCACGACTGAACTCGCCGAACTGCACGATCTAATCGGCGGTTTGCGGCGGTGCGTGAGCTCCTTGAAGTCGCGCTACGGCGACAGCCCGGCGATGCGTCGCATCGTGATCGACGCCGACCGGATCATGAGCGATGTCGAATTACTCGACACCGATGTTTCGGAATTAGACTTGGCGCGCGCTACTGAGCAGCATTCCGGCGAAAAGATCACCATTCCCGACACCCAGTACGACACCGACTTCTGGCGCGATGTCGACGACGAGGGTGTCGGCGGTCACAATCGCTCCTGATATTCCACGCCCCCGTTAAAACGGGGGGCTCGGTCTTGTACCCTTCGACCAACAGCCCTGTTCGAAGAGGAACATTTGCATGAGCGCACCCGCGGCGAACCGTCCTGCGTCCGGCATCTTTTCACCGACGCGCGCCCAAATCTCGCAACGGACACTACGCACCGACCGGTGGTGGTTGTCGCCGTTGCGTATCGACCTAGGGTTCGCCGCATTTCTGATTTATGCGACGGCGCGCGGACTGCAGAAGGAGTACTTCTTCGTCCCGCAGTACCACTACCTGACGCCGTTCTACTCGCCGTGCATGGCGAAGGCCTGCGGTGAGGCCAGCGAGTTCTGGCCGCAGATCCTGCCGGACTGGTGGTTTGTGCCGTACGCGGCGCTGACGCTGCCCTTCCTGCTGCTGTTCCGGCTGACCTGCTACTACTACCGCGGCGCCTACTACCGCACGGTGTGGCAGTCACCCACCGCCTGCGGGGTGGCCGAGCCCCGCGTCCACTACACCGGCGAGACCAAGCTGCCGCTGATCATCCAGAACACGCACCGGTACTTCTTCTACATCGCCGGCATCATCTCGGTGATCAACACCTACGACGCCATCGTCGCGTTCCACTCCGAGACCGGGCCCGGCGAATTCGGTTTCGGACTGGGCAACATCATCCTGCTCGGCAACGTCATCATGCTGTGGATCTACACGCTGTCCTGCCACTCGTGCCGGCACGTGACCGGTGGGCGGCTCAAGCACTTCTCCAAACACCCTGTGCGGTATTGGATCTGGACCCAGGTCAGCCGGCTCAACACCCGGCACAAGTTGTACGCGTGGATCACCCTGGGCACGCTGATGCTCACCGATTTCTACGTCGCACTGGTGGCCAGCGGCACCATCTCTGACCTGAGATTTGTTGGCTGAGAAGCCCTTTCACGCAAATCGGAAAAGCTAAGTGAGGTTGGAATGACTGAGGTCGAACGGCACTCCTACGACGTGGTCGTGATCGGTGCCGGCGGCGCGGGGTTGCGCGCGGTCATCGAGGCGCGCGAACGCGGTCTCAAGATCGCGGTGGTGACCAAGTCGCTGTTCGGCAAGGCCCACACGGTGATGGCCGAGGGCGGCTGCGCGGCCTCGATGGGCAACACCAACCCCAAGGACAACTGGAAGACCCACTTCGGCGACACGATGCGTGGTGGCAAGTTCCTGAACAACTGGCGGATGGCCGAACTACACGCCAAAGAGGCACCGGACCGGGTCTGGGAGCTGGAGACCTACGGCGCGCTGTTCGACCGCCTCAAGGACGGAAAGATCAGCCAGCGCAACTTTGGTGGGCACACCTACCCGCGGCTGGCGCACGTCGGGGACCGCACCGGCCTGGAGCTGATCCGCACCATGCAGCAGAAGATCGTCTCGCTGCAGCAGGAGGACTTCGCCGAACTCGGTGACTACGAGGCGCGGATCAAGGTGTTCGCCGAATGCGCCATCACCGAGTTACTCAAAGACGGCGACGCGATCGCCGGAGCGTTCGGCTACTGGCGCCAGAGCGGCCGGTTCGTCGTCTTCGATGCACCCGCGGTGGTGCTGGCCACCGGCGGGATCGGTAAGTCTTTCAAGGTCACGTCGAACTCTTGGGAGTACACCGGCGACGGCCACGCGCTGGCGCTGCGGGCCGGCGCGACACTGATCAACATGGAGTTCATCCAGTTCCACCCGACGGGCATGGTGTGGCCGCCGAGCGTGAAGGGGATCCTGGTCACCGAGGGTGTGCGCGGCGACGGCGGCGTGCTGAAGAACTCCGACACCAAACGCTTCATGTTCGACTACATCCCCCCGGTGTTCAAGGGCCAGTACGCCGAAACCGAGCAAGAAGCCGACCAATGGCTCAAGGACAACGACTCGGCCCGCCGCACTCCGGACCTGCTGCCCCGCGACGAGGTCGCCCGCGCGATCAACTCCGAGGTCAAGTCCGGGCGCGGCACCCCGCACGGCGGCGTCTACCTGGACATCGCCTCCCGGTTGACGCCCGACGAGATCAAGCGCCGGCTGCCGTCGATGTACCACCAGTTCATGGAGCTGGCCGGGGTCGACATCACCAAGGAGCCGATGGAGGTCGGGCCCACCTGTCACTACGTGATGGGCGGTGTCGAGGTCGAGCCCGACACCGGCGCGGCCACCGTCGCCGGGCTGTTCGCCGCGGGCGAGTGCTCCGGCGGCATGCACGGCTCCAACCGGCTAGGCGGTAACTCGCTGTCGGACCTGCTGGTCTTCGGCCGGCGGGCCGGGCTGGGTGCGGCCGATTACGCGCGCGGTCTGAGCAGCCGCCCGACCGTCAGCGAGGACGCGATCGAAGCGGCGGCGAAGCGGGCGCTGGCCCCCTTCGAGGCGCCGACCAACGGCACCGCCGCCGAGAACCCCTACACGCTGCAACACGAACTGCAGCAGTCGATGAACGACCTGGTCGGCATCATCCGCAAGTCGGAGGAAATCTCCGAGGCCCTGGACCGGCTCAACCAGCTGCGCGAACGGTTCAAGCACATCCACGTCGAGGGGCACCGTCAGTACAACCCCGGCTGGAACCTCGCCATCGACCTGCGCAACCAGTTGTTGGTCAGCGAATGCGTGGCCAAGGCCGCGCTGATGCGCACCGAGAGCCGTGGCGGACACACCCGCGACGACCACCCGGGCATGGACGCGTCGTGGCGCAAGGTGTTGCTGGTGTGCCGCGCGGCCGGCGGCGAGGACGTCGTGATTCCCGACGTCACCGTCACCCGCGAAGACCAGGTGCCGATGCGGCCCGACCTCTTGGAGGTCTTTGAGATCTCCGAGCTGGAGAAGTACTTCACCGATGAAGAGCTGGCCGACCACCCAGGACGGAGAAGCGAATGAGCTACGACGCGACGATGCGGGTGTGGCGCGGCGACGATGTCGGCGGCGCCCTGCAGGACTTCACGGTCGAGGTCAACGAGGGCGAGGTGGTGCTCGACATCATCCATCGCCTGCAGGCGACGCAGACTCCGGACCTCGCGGTGCGGTGGAACTGCAAGGCGGGCAAGTGCGGATCTTGCTCGGCCGAGATCAACGGCAAGCCGAAGTTGATGTGTATGACCAGGATGTCGACGTTCGCCGAGGACGAGGTCGTGACGGTGACGCCGCTGCGGACCTTCCCGGTGATCCGCGACCTGGTCACCGACGTCTCGTTCAACTACGAAAAGGCCCGCGAAATCCCGTCTTTCGCGCCGCCGAAGGACCTGCAGCCCGGCGAGTACCGGATGGCGCAGGTCGACGTCCAGCGCTCGCAGGAGTTCCGCAAGTGCATCGAGTGCTTCCTGTGCAACAACGTCTGCCACGTGGTCCGCGACCACGAGGAGAACAAGAAGTCCTTCGCCGGTCCACGCTTC encodes:
- a CDS encoding winged helix-turn-helix transcriptional regulator, which produces MALPREYPDEHCPIARSLEIVGERWTLLIVRDAFYGVRRFSDFHNHLGIPKAVLSERLTFLVGEGVLAKTAAEYTLTTKGKQLWPLIWSMIAWGSENLLDKPTRTYRHADCGGLVGHDRRCERCEQVPDVADLIVHPPRRPRDPNRDDPVSRVLHRPHRMLEPI
- a CDS encoding isocitrate lyase/PEP mutase family protein, translating into MTGQTTAAQRAAALLELHQPGNPVVLPTVWDAWSARLATDAGFAALTVGSHPLADSIGKRDGEGMSFDDVLARVAQITAAVDVPVSVDIESGYGQPAQRLIDGLLSVGAVGLNIEDTVHAENKRLRSAREHAQLVGALRSAADAAGVRVVINARTDVFLRNDGDDSDRVERAVARLTEAADAGADVLYPVGRHDPETLRRLATELPLPINAIALPDQDDPASFGPLGVARISFGPFWQAALGRRAKELLARWG
- a CDS encoding DUF302 domain-containing protein, giving the protein MTSSAKTVEFNVVPHTLNRVDIATGVAFDDFITAFEEAAPTFDRESVLRLVEQGGSWDDVLAAARTNAPNDLMVYAKIDALPLFVLAGHTTKATEYLLGNHTIAETMFRHDPKALLYAPLRLLIYADADGNAVFSMDQPSAAFGSLGIADVTKVGESLDRKVVNLLQIIGIDAAEAFSQ
- a CDS encoding fumarate reductase/succinate dehydrogenase flavoprotein subunit: MTEVERHSYDVVVIGAGGAGLRAVIEARERGLKIAVVTKSLFGKAHTVMAEGGCAASMGNTNPKDNWKTHFGDTMRGGKFLNNWRMAELHAKEAPDRVWELETYGALFDRLKDGKISQRNFGGHTYPRLAHVGDRTGLELIRTMQQKIVSLQQEDFAELGDYEARIKVFAECAITELLKDGDAIAGAFGYWRQSGRFVVFDAPAVVLATGGIGKSFKVTSNSWEYTGDGHALALRAGATLINMEFIQFHPTGMVWPPSVKGILVTEGVRGDGGVLKNSDTKRFMFDYIPPVFKGQYAETEQEADQWLKDNDSARRTPDLLPRDEVARAINSEVKSGRGTPHGGVYLDIASRLTPDEIKRRLPSMYHQFMELAGVDITKEPMEVGPTCHYVMGGVEVEPDTGAATVAGLFAAGECSGGMHGSNRLGGNSLSDLLVFGRRAGLGAADYARGLSSRPTVSEDAIEAAAKRALAPFEAPTNGTAAENPYTLQHELQQSMNDLVGIIRKSEEISEALDRLNQLRERFKHIHVEGHRQYNPGWNLAIDLRNQLLVSECVAKAALMRTESRGGHTRDDHPGMDASWRKVLLVCRAAGGEDVVIPDVTVTREDQVPMRPDLLEVFEISELEKYFTDEELADHPGRRSE
- the nirB gene encoding nitrite reductase large subunit NirB; this encodes MTPAPDTRAHRAARHLVVVGHGMVGHRLVEALRARDTDGSWRITVLAEEADAAYDRVGLTSYTESWDRGLLALPGNDYPGDERVRLLLKARVAEIDRATNSVVTADGGRHDYDALVLATGSYAFVPPVPGHDLPACHVYRTLDDLDAIRAAAEQARDDGHNAAGVVIGGGLLGLEAANALRQFGLETHVVEMMPRLMAQQIDEAGGGLLARMITELGISVHVGTGTESIESAPRADGSVATRVRLTDGQVIEAGPVIFAAGVRPRDELAAAAGLTLAERGGVLTDLSCRTSDPDIYAIGEVAAIDGRCYGLVGPGYTSAEVVVDRLLGGAAEFPEADLSTKLKLLGVDVASFGDAMGKTENCLEVAINDAVNRTYAKLVLSDDAKTLLGGVLVGDASTYGVLRPMVGSELPGDPLALIAPEGSGGGASALGVGALPDSAQICSCNNVTKGDLKCAIADGCGDVPSLKSCTAAGTSCGSCVPLLKQLLEAEGVEQSKALCEHFSQSRAELFEIISATEIRTFSGLLERFGRGKGCDICKPVVASILASTGSDHILDGEQAALQDSNDHFLANIQKNGSYSVVPRVPGGDIKPEHLILIGQIAQDFGLYTKITGGQRIDLFGARVDQLPQIWKRLVDGGMESGHAYGKALRTVKSCVGTDWCRYGQQDSVQLAIDLELRYRGLRAPHKIKMGVSGCARECAEARGKDVGVIATEKGWNLYVGGNGGMTPKHAQLLASDLDTETLVRYVDRFLMYYIRTADRLQRTAPWVDSLDGGLDHLREVVCDDSLGLAQEFEAAMERHVKNYECEWKGVLEDPDKLSRFVSFVNAPDEIDSTVTFTEHAGRKIPVSIGMPRVRS
- the nirD gene encoding nitrite reductase small subunit NirD, encoding MTLVNDIAVWTTACSYDYLIPGRGVGVLLDDGSQAALFRLDDGSVHAVGNVDPFSGAAVISRGIVGDRGGRATVQSPILKQAFALDDGLCLDDPRVSVPVYQVRITDDGEIQIARLAA
- a CDS encoding Hsp20/alpha crystallin family protein; its protein translation is MSNLAVWSRPAWNTDRWLRDFFGPAAAADWYKPVTSGFHPAAEIVKDGDDAVVRLELPGVDVEKDVNVEVDKGRLVVHGEHRDQYAQDAGEDDGRTLREIRYGSFRRSFQLPAHVTGEAIKASYDAGVLTVRVTGAYAGTQAQRIDITK
- a CDS encoding succinate dehydrogenase/fumarate reductase iron-sulfur subunit, whose translation is MSYDATMRVWRGDDVGGALQDFTVEVNEGEVVLDIIHRLQATQTPDLAVRWNCKAGKCGSCSAEINGKPKLMCMTRMSTFAEDEVVTVTPLRTFPVIRDLVTDVSFNYEKAREIPSFAPPKDLQPGEYRMAQVDVQRSQEFRKCIECFLCNNVCHVVRDHEENKKSFAGPRFLMRAAELEMHPLDTLDRRDQAQEEFGLGFCNITKCCTEVCPEHIKITDNALIPMKERVADRKYDPVVWLGNKLFRR
- a CDS encoding sirohydrochlorin chelatase, with product MSLILAAHGTRRPGGVAMIGDLAAQVSRQLGQTVRVSFVDVLGPTPSEVLSAVGGQRAVVVPAFLSRGYHVRADVPEHVAASGHPNVIVTPALGPGGEIARIVADQLMKSGWRPEDSVILGAAGTSDPIALADLHTTATLLSALTGSRVTLGFAAIGDPQISEAVEMARADGARRVAIASYLLAEGLFQEKLRNCGADLVSQPLGTHPQLARLIASRFRRAVPVAARHPVRRHRSGAPMRVMLDL
- a CDS encoding quinone oxidoreductase family protein codes for the protein MKAVSYDRFGGPEVLEYVDLPDPEPGPRQLLIETAAIGVNFPDIRERLGVYNKAETRVGGVQLPQVGGLAVAGTVVAAGPQASVAVGRRVVALMKKGGYAQLSVADEALCAVVDDDVFASEALALAGFAAQAACAHLLLQASTTLRAGESLLVHGAAGGVGSLAVQIGKALGAGLVIGTASTASRREFVRKLGADAAISYDEPGWTEQVRELTSGRGVDVLIESIGGEVFEQNFDALATFGRYLLLGSTRGPGEPFAPRRLMTRSQALIGFYLPVFYDRPELIGNALRFLADGLKTGQIISHVDEVLPLSQAAEAHRRLESREVRGVIVLDPTIES